From a region of the Sesamum indicum cultivar Zhongzhi No. 13 linkage group LG3, S_indicum_v1.0, whole genome shotgun sequence genome:
- the LOC105157437 gene encoding putative late blight resistance protein homolog R1A-3 — translation MAVAAYASLVSLGHVLDNVQHPARRHRLHLDTDQIQSLQEKVEFLQGFLELHSQRISPEMEHLAKQLAVVADEADDIIDFHVVNQLGERSQDQSLHMLALSSFCEDMDKIIEKLYSITEKLMMVKEEWVDVKEQQPIVSVSVGSTEVPSGDKNTMVGFDERLLQVVDELTRDESDLRILPIVGMGGIGKTTLARNAFDYAYIVNRFDMRIWFSISQQYSVREILLKYLLHCKNIKKSAANEVDLAELGERMHKLLFGKRYLIVLDDLWSIKAWEDFKSSFPDNRNGSRILVTTRLLDVARPLGFDNHYLTLNLLDEDKSWDLLCEKVFQQQSCPHQELEEIGRKIAKGCRGLPLAIVTIGGLLSKSNRTTEYWKFVEDNVTSFVRSGYDESCLKILSLSYKSLPLHLKPCFLYMRVFPEDDTIKASELIKLWISEGFLKPVEGKSLEEVAKEYLKDLTDRNLILISKWTRSGRIKTCSIHDILRELCFRESNREQLIRVPKTQYISFPGRPKESHDCFLCSHKLGRQIKIKQVFGGVASPSVCEACNNVYPNLNSLRWVKVLELIYIQSFTFPHHTKLRCLEVNDYCCHDEYWVTGKLLLASTISLLWNLQILDVHLVYEFYDELVVPSEVWEIPKLRHLKLGVHRLPDPLTNQLEGQDSAVLENLTTLSSGAFKCSEEVVKRVPNLRELQANYMDFPRDNRYSLNNLAHLDKLESLYVAYYSHLENIAFPTSLKKLDLSFCAISWDKMTIIGSSLPNLEVFKLYDATSGQVWNPIEGEFLRLKTLFIWNCYLVRWGAEDVHFPNLQSLSLEKVRKLEEIPLSIGDINTLQSIHLDNCSESVINSAMEILNVQRENGNESLYVYVDGKQVTV, via the coding sequence ATGGCAGTAGCAGCTTATGCATCTTTGGTTTCTCTTGGGCATGTTCTGGACAATGTCCAGCACCCTGCTCGTCGTCATCGGCTTCATCTAGATACAGATCAAATTCAAAGCTTGCAGGAAAAGGTGGAGTTCTTGCAAGGGTTTCTCGAACTTCATTCCCAGAGAATAAGCCCAGAAATGGAACATCTCGCGAAGCAACTTGCCGTTGTTGCTGATGAAGCAGATGATATCATTGACTTCCACGTGGTGAATCAACTCGGTGAAAGATCTCAAGATCAAAGTCTTCATATGCTCGCCCTCTCATCTTTCTGTGAAGATATGGACAAAATCATCGAGAAGCTTTATTCCATCACCGAAAAGCTGATGATGGTTAAAGAAGAATGGGTCGACGTCAAAGAACAACAGCCTATAGTTTCGGTGTCTGTGGGTTCTACTGAGGTTCCTTCCGGTGACAAGAATACTATGGTGGGATTTGACGAACGCTTGCTTCAGGTCGTGGATGAGCTTACTAGAGATGAATCTGATCTTCGGATCCTCCCAATCGTCGGGATGGGAGGCATTGGTAAGACAACTCTAGCTCGAAATGCTTTTGATTATGCATATATCGTCAATCGCTTTGATATGCGCATTTGGTTTTCAATATCTCAACAATATAGTGTTCGAGAAATTCTTCTAAAGTATCTCCTACAttgcaaaaatatcaaaaaaagtGCAGCTAATGAAGTAGACCTAGCTGAACTAGGAGAACGTATGCACAAACTTTTATTTGGTAAAAGGTATTTGATTGTTTTAGATGATTTGTGGAGTATCAAAGCTTGGGAAGATTTCAAATCATCTTTTCCAGATAATAGGAATGGAAGTCGAATATTGGTGACTACAAGGCTGTTGGATGTGGCTCGTCCTTTAGGTTTTGATAATCATTATTTAACATTGAACCTTTTAGACGAGGATAAAAGTTGGGATCTACTATGTGAAAAAGTCTTTCAGCAACAGAGTTGCCCACACCAAGAATTGGAAGAAATTGGTAGGAAAATTGCGAAAGGGTGTCGCGGACTTCCTTTGGCAATTGTAACAATTGGTGGACTTCTTTCAAAATCCAATAGAACAACAGAATATTGGAAGTTTGTTGAAGATAATGTAACCTCATTCGTCAGATCTGGATATGATGAGtcttgtttaaaaatattgtctttGAGTTACAAAAGCTTGCCTCTTCATCTTAAACCATGCTTTCTTTATATGAGAGTTTTTCCTGAAGATGATACAATCAAAGCGTCCGAGCTAATCAAATTATGGATCAGTGAGGGGTTTCTAAAACCTGTAGAAGGTAAAAGCCTGGAAGAAGTTGCAAAGGAATACTTGAAGGATCTTACCGATAGGAATCTAATTTTGATTAGTAAATGGACGCGCAGCGGCAGAATAAAAACATGCAGCATTCATGACATCCTAAGGGAGCTATGTTTTAGGGAATCTAACAGAGAACAGCTTATCCGTGTCCCTAAAACACAATACATTTCTTTTCCTGGAAGACCCAAAGAAAGTCATGATTGTTTCCTGTGTAGTCACAAGCTGGGCAGGCAGATTAAGATAAAACAAGTTTTTGGTGGAGTTGCCAGTCCATCTGTATGCGAGGCCTGTAATAATGTGTATCCAAATCTGAATAGCTTAAGATGGGTGAAGGTACTTGAACTGATTTATATTCAATCATTCACATTTCCCCACCACACAAAATTGCGGTGCCTTGAGGTTAACGACTATTGTTGCCATGATGAATATTGGGTTACAGGAAAACTTCTACTTGCTAGTACGATTTCTCTACTTTGGAATCTACAGATTTTGGATGTCCATTtagtttatgaattttatgacGAGTTAGTTGTGCCATCTGAAGTTTGGGAGATACCGAAACTGAGGCATCTCAAGCTTGGAGTTCATAGATTACCTGATCCACTAACTAATCAGTTGGAGGGACAAGATTCAGCTGTCCTGGAAAATCTAACTACTCTTTCATCAGGAGCTTTTAAGTGTTCTGAGGAGGTTGTTAAAAGAGTCCCAAATTTGAGGGAACTACAAGCTAATTATATGGATTTCCCTCGGGATAATCGCTACTCTCTTAACAATCTTGCGCACCTTGATAAACTTGAATCACTCTACGTTGCGTACTATTCTCACTTGGAGAACATAGCCTTCCCGACTTCACTTAAGAAGTTGGATTTGTCCTTCTGCGCTATTTCTTGGGACAAGATGACGATAATTGGTTCTTCGTTGCCCAATCTTGAAGTGTTTAAACTATATGATGCCACCTCTGGGCAAGTGTGGAATCCGATTGAAGGGGAATTTCTTCGGCTGAAAACGTTGTTCATTTGGAATTGTTATTTGGTACGATGGGGAGCAGAGGATGTCCATTTTCCAAATCTCCAGAGCCTTTCTCTCGAAAAGGTTCGTAAATTGGAGGAAATCCCGTTAAGCATTGGAGATATAAACACACTACAATCCATTCATTTGGATAATTGCAGTGAGTCTGTCATCAATTCGGCAATGGAAATACTGAATGTCCAAAGGGAAAATGGAAATGAGAGCCTTTATGTTTATGTAGATGGAAAACAAGTTACTGTTTAA
- the LOC105157435 gene encoding putative late blight resistance protein homolog R1B-16 isoform X1, which yields MAVAAYATLRSLSHVLDNLQLPARLRRLHVDTNRIQSLQETVQFLLDFLEAHSQRISEEIGVVGRQIADAAADAEEVVDRHIVDQLRFRSEEESHCMAALSSFSQDIDKVTGKLDSLTKELTKMVKEEWAIDAQEEQCIVSVPVKSPKVLPSSGNKTTVVGFDEHMDRIVDKLTRGEPNLQILSIVGMGGIGKTTLAQNIFDHPYTVHYFPKRIWLTISQEYSVQEILSSLLHNGKKQESSQTEAELGQRLYQSLFGERYLIVMDDVWSVEAWNDLKLFFPNNGKGSRVMLTTRESSLAISLGSQESYSLDFLNEEKSWNLFCQETFAQKDCPYPELAEIGKNIVKSCNGLPLTIVVLSKLLANSNMTREYWESIAKNVSTFRNSKDYEGCLQILSLSYNNLSVHLKPCFLYMSVFPEDSKIRVSKLTKLWIAEGFLKPIRGKSLEEVAKKYLRDLIDRNLFLSLEFGFDGKLKRCGIHDLLRDLCLREYEKEHFFYAPKVQCVGVDDEKKDKCFLCGLRTSLQRIDLNEVHDASQLTSLASVLVCSTCKNKYRSLKKARVVRARMRRYMYSVEQETLHPTSLRYLKTKPITEYDLSPSTIALLWNQETFKLFYTRSLKVPLTSVGHEIWDMPQLRHFIGSAHFALPKEAATQDFVIMENLHALYCMRDFRCTEDVLRRIPNLKKLGIYYEENNMEWTYYCLYNLVRLQKLESLSIEVDDLRPDNLPLENLTFPTSLKKLWLDSCNIPWEKMMTLGSLLPNLEKLVLKFNCFEGHEWNEVEGDFPRLKFLDISHNDHLERWRAENIHFPNLEILSLDDMQKLEEIPTILGDITTLHSIYLTHCTDSVINLAKQIVEEQHSYGNEILQLYIDGERYYQVGSS from the coding sequence ATGGCAGTAGCAGCTTATGCAACTTTGCGTTCCCTCTCACATGTCCTTGACAATCTCCAGCTTCCTGCTCGTCTCCGTCGACTTCATGTCGACACAAATCGAATTCAGAGCCTGCAGGAGACTGTTCAGTTCTTGCTAGACTTTCTCGAAGCTCATTCCCAAAGAATAAGTGAAGAAATTGGAGTTGTGGGGAGGCAAATTGCTGATGCTGCTGCAGATGCAGAAGAAGTTGTTGACCGCCATATAGTGGATCAGCTTCGCTTTAGATCTGAGGAAGAAAGTCATTGTATGGCAGCCCTCTCATCTTTCTCTCAAGATATAGACAAAGTCACTGGAAAGTTGGATTCCCTCACAAAAGAGTTGACGAAGATGGTGAAAGAAGAATGGGCAATCGACGCCCAAGAAGAGCAGTGCATAGTGTCTGTTCCTGTCAAATCACCAAAAGTGCTTCCTTCAAGTGGCAACAAGACTACTGTGGTGGGATTTGACGAACACATGGATCGAATCGTGGATAAGCTCACCAGAGGTGAACCTAATCTCCAGATCCTCTCCATTGTAGGGATGGGAGGCATTGGTAAGACTACTTTagctcaaaatatttttgatcatCCATATACTGTGCACTACTTTCCTAAACGAATTTGGCTTACAATATCTCAAGAATATAGTGTACAGGAAATTCTTTCATCCCTTCTTCATAATGGAAAAAAGCAAGAGAGTAGTCAAACTGAGGCCGAATTAGGACAACGATTGTACCAAAGTTTATTCGGGGAAAGATATTTGATAGTTATGGATGATGTATGGAGTGTAGAGGCTTGGAATGATTTAAAGTTGTTCTTTCCAAATAACGGAAAAGGAAGTCGAGTTATGCTGACTACTAGGGAGTCAAGCTTGGCGATTTCTTTAGGCTCTCAGGAATCTTATTCGTTAGATTTTCTAAATGAGGAAAAAAGTTGGAATTTGTTTTGTCAAGAAACCTTTGCACAAAAAGATTGTCCATATCCGGAATTGGCGGAAATTGGTAAGAACATTGTAAAGAGTTGCAATGGACTTCCACTAACAATTGTTGTACTCAGCAAGCTGCTTGCAAACTCCAACATGACACGAGAATATTGGGAGTCTATCGCAAAAAATGTAAGCACTTTTCGTAATTCAAAAGATTATGAGGGGTGTCTACAGATATTGTCTTTGAGCTATAACAATTTGTCCGTTCATCTTAAACCATGTTTTCTCTATATGAGTGTTTTTCCTGAAGATTCTAAGATTCGTGTTTCCAAACTAACCAAATTATGGATTGCTGAAGGATTTCTAAAACCAATAAGAGGTAAAAGCTTGGAAGAGGTAGCAAAGAAATACTTAAGAGACCTTATTGATAGAAATCTATTTTTGAGTCTTGAATTTGGGTTTGATgggaaattaaaaagatgtggAATCCATGATCTTTTAAGAGATTTATGTTTGAgagaatatgaaaaagaacATTTCTTTTATGCCCCAAAAGTGCAATGTGTTGGTGTTGATGATGAGAAGAAGGACAAGTGCTTCTTGTGTGGCCTTAGGACCTCACTCCAAAGGATAGATCTAAATGAAGTGCATGATGCTTCACAACTGACATCTCTTGCGAGTGTTTTGGTCTGTAGCACCTGCAAAAATAAGTATCGAAGTCTTAAGAAAGCGAGAGTGGTGAGGGCAAGAATGAGAAGGTATATGTATTCTGTTGAACAAGAAACTCTGCACCCAACTAGCTTGCGGTATCTTAAGACGAAGCCTATAACTGAGTACGATTTGTCTCCATCTACAATAGCTTTACTTTGGAATCAAGAGACTTTTAAACTTTTCTATACCCGCTCTCTCAAGGTACCGCTAACTAGTGTGGGACATGAAATATGGGATATGCCACAGCTTAGGCATTTTATCGGTTCAGCTCATTTTGCTTTGCCCAAGGAAGCGGCTACTCAAGATTTCGTTATTATGGAAAACCTACATGCGCTTTACTGTATGAGAGATTTCAGGTGTACAGAGGATGTCCTAAGAAGAATACCAAATCTGAAGAAACTAGGTATTTACTATGAAGAGAACAACATGGAATGGACGTACTATTGTCTCTACAATCTTGTCCGTCTGCAAAAACTCGAATCACTTTCTATCGAAGTTGATGATCTTCGACCAGATAATCTTCCATTGGAGAATCTCACCTTCCCAACTTCGCTTAAGAAGTTGTGGTTAGATAGTTGTAATATTCCTTGGGAAAAGATGATGACTCTTGGTTCCTTATTGCCTAATCTTGAGAAGCTtgtattgaaatttaattgctTCGAGGGGCACGAGTGGAATGAAGTTGAAGGCGACTTTCCTCgactcaaattcttggataTTTCTCACAATGATCACCTGGAACGATGGAGGGCAGAAAATATCCACTTTCCTAATCTTGAGATCCTCTCTCTAGATGACATGCAGAAGTTGGAGGAGATCCCTACAATTCTTGGAGATATAACCACACTCCATTCCATTTATTTGACACATTGTACCGATTCTGTCATCAATTTGGCAAAGCAAATAGTGGAGGAACAACATAGCTATGGAAATGAGATTCTTCAACTTTATATAGATGGAGAAAGGTATTATCAAGTTGGTAGTTCCTAG
- the LOC105157435 gene encoding putative late blight resistance protein homolog R1B-16 isoform X2, whose amino-acid sequence MAVAAYATLRSLSHVLDNLQLPARLRRLHVDTNRIQSLQETVQFLLDFLEAHSQRISEEIGVVGRQIADAAADAEEVVDRHIVDQLRFRSEEESHCMAALSSFSQDIDKVTGKLDSLTKELTKMVKEEWAIDAQEEQCIVSVPVKSPKVLPSSGNKTTVVGFDEHMDRIVDKLTRGEPNLQILSIVGMGGIGKTTLAQNIFDHPYTVHYFPKRIWLTISQEYSVQEILSSLLHNGKKQESSQTEAELGQRLYQSLFGERYLIVMDDVWSVEAWNDLKLFFPNNGKGSRVMLTTRESSLAISLGSQESYSLDFLNEEKSWNLFCQETFAQKDCPYPELAEIGKNIVKSCNGLPLTIVVLSKLLANSNMTREYWESIAKNVSTFRNSKDYEGCLQILSLSYNNLSVHLKPCFLYMSVFPEDSKIRVSKLTKLWIAEGFLKPIRGKSLEEVAKKYLRDLIDRNLFLSLEFGFDGKLKRCGIHDLLRDLCLREYEKEHFFYAPKVQCVGVDDEKKDKCFLCGLRTSLQRIDLNEVHDASQLTSLASVLVCSTCKNKYRSLKKARVVRARMRRYMYSVEQETLHPTSLRYLKTKPITEYDLSPSTIALLWNQETFKLFYTRSLKVPLTSVGHEIWDMPQLRHFIGSAHFALPKEAATQDFVIMENLHALYCMRDFRCTEDVLRRIPNLKKLGIYYEENNMEWTYYCLYNLVRLQKLESLSIEVDDLRPDNLPLENLTFPTSLKKLWLDSCNIPWEKMMTLGSLLPNLEKLVLKFNCFEGHEWNEVEGDFPRLKFLDISHNDHLERWRAENIHFPNLEILSLDDMQKLEEIPTILGDITTLHSIYLTHCTDSVINLAKQIVEEQHSYGNEILQLYS is encoded by the exons ATGGCAGTAGCAGCTTATGCAACTTTGCGTTCCCTCTCACATGTCCTTGACAATCTCCAGCTTCCTGCTCGTCTCCGTCGACTTCATGTCGACACAAATCGAATTCAGAGCCTGCAGGAGACTGTTCAGTTCTTGCTAGACTTTCTCGAAGCTCATTCCCAAAGAATAAGTGAAGAAATTGGAGTTGTGGGGAGGCAAATTGCTGATGCTGCTGCAGATGCAGAAGAAGTTGTTGACCGCCATATAGTGGATCAGCTTCGCTTTAGATCTGAGGAAGAAAGTCATTGTATGGCAGCCCTCTCATCTTTCTCTCAAGATATAGACAAAGTCACTGGAAAGTTGGATTCCCTCACAAAAGAGTTGACGAAGATGGTGAAAGAAGAATGGGCAATCGACGCCCAAGAAGAGCAGTGCATAGTGTCTGTTCCTGTCAAATCACCAAAAGTGCTTCCTTCAAGTGGCAACAAGACTACTGTGGTGGGATTTGACGAACACATGGATCGAATCGTGGATAAGCTCACCAGAGGTGAACCTAATCTCCAGATCCTCTCCATTGTAGGGATGGGAGGCATTGGTAAGACTACTTTagctcaaaatatttttgatcatCCATATACTGTGCACTACTTTCCTAAACGAATTTGGCTTACAATATCTCAAGAATATAGTGTACAGGAAATTCTTTCATCCCTTCTTCATAATGGAAAAAAGCAAGAGAGTAGTCAAACTGAGGCCGAATTAGGACAACGATTGTACCAAAGTTTATTCGGGGAAAGATATTTGATAGTTATGGATGATGTATGGAGTGTAGAGGCTTGGAATGATTTAAAGTTGTTCTTTCCAAATAACGGAAAAGGAAGTCGAGTTATGCTGACTACTAGGGAGTCAAGCTTGGCGATTTCTTTAGGCTCTCAGGAATCTTATTCGTTAGATTTTCTAAATGAGGAAAAAAGTTGGAATTTGTTTTGTCAAGAAACCTTTGCACAAAAAGATTGTCCATATCCGGAATTGGCGGAAATTGGTAAGAACATTGTAAAGAGTTGCAATGGACTTCCACTAACAATTGTTGTACTCAGCAAGCTGCTTGCAAACTCCAACATGACACGAGAATATTGGGAGTCTATCGCAAAAAATGTAAGCACTTTTCGTAATTCAAAAGATTATGAGGGGTGTCTACAGATATTGTCTTTGAGCTATAACAATTTGTCCGTTCATCTTAAACCATGTTTTCTCTATATGAGTGTTTTTCCTGAAGATTCTAAGATTCGTGTTTCCAAACTAACCAAATTATGGATTGCTGAAGGATTTCTAAAACCAATAAGAGGTAAAAGCTTGGAAGAGGTAGCAAAGAAATACTTAAGAGACCTTATTGATAGAAATCTATTTTTGAGTCTTGAATTTGGGTTTGATgggaaattaaaaagatgtggAATCCATGATCTTTTAAGAGATTTATGTTTGAgagaatatgaaaaagaacATTTCTTTTATGCCCCAAAAGTGCAATGTGTTGGTGTTGATGATGAGAAGAAGGACAAGTGCTTCTTGTGTGGCCTTAGGACCTCACTCCAAAGGATAGATCTAAATGAAGTGCATGATGCTTCACAACTGACATCTCTTGCGAGTGTTTTGGTCTGTAGCACCTGCAAAAATAAGTATCGAAGTCTTAAGAAAGCGAGAGTGGTGAGGGCAAGAATGAGAAGGTATATGTATTCTGTTGAACAAGAAACTCTGCACCCAACTAGCTTGCGGTATCTTAAGACGAAGCCTATAACTGAGTACGATTTGTCTCCATCTACAATAGCTTTACTTTGGAATCAAGAGACTTTTAAACTTTTCTATACCCGCTCTCTCAAGGTACCGCTAACTAGTGTGGGACATGAAATATGGGATATGCCACAGCTTAGGCATTTTATCGGTTCAGCTCATTTTGCTTTGCCCAAGGAAGCGGCTACTCAAGATTTCGTTATTATGGAAAACCTACATGCGCTTTACTGTATGAGAGATTTCAGGTGTACAGAGGATGTCCTAAGAAGAATACCAAATCTGAAGAAACTAGGTATTTACTATGAAGAGAACAACATGGAATGGACGTACTATTGTCTCTACAATCTTGTCCGTCTGCAAAAACTCGAATCACTTTCTATCGAAGTTGATGATCTTCGACCAGATAATCTTCCATTGGAGAATCTCACCTTCCCAACTTCGCTTAAGAAGTTGTGGTTAGATAGTTGTAATATTCCTTGGGAAAAGATGATGACTCTTGGTTCCTTATTGCCTAATCTTGAGAAGCTtgtattgaaatttaattgctTCGAGGGGCACGAGTGGAATGAAGTTGAAGGCGACTTTCCTCgactcaaattcttggataTTTCTCACAATGATCACCTGGAACGATGGAGGGCAGAAAATATCCACTTTCCTAATCTTGAGATCCTCTCTCTAGATGACATGCAGAAGTTGGAGGAGATCCCTACAATTCTTGGAGATATAACCACACTCCATTCCATTTATTTGACACATTGTACCGATTCTGTCATCAATTTGGCAAAGCAAATAGTGGAGGAACAACATAGCTATGGAAATGAGATTCTTCAACTTTAT TCTTGA